One Corynebacterium efficiens YS-314 DNA segment encodes these proteins:
- a CDS encoding glutamine synthetase family protein, producing MNSQQEFVLSTIEERDIKFVRLWFTDIVGQLKSVVVAPAELESAFEEGIGFDGSAIEGYARISEADTIARPDPSTFQILPKEVETSRLQAARMFCDVTMPDGQPSFSDPRQVLRRQVQLAADEGFICMISPEIEFFLVQSLRTDGRPPVPTDNGGYFDQATFNEAPNFRRHAMLALEEMGIPVEFSHHETAPGQQEIDLRHADALTMADNVMTFRYLIKQVARDQGVAATFMPKPFAEHAGSAIHTHMSLFEGGTNAFHDPDDEFMLSRTARQFIAGILRHAPEFCAVTNQWVNSYKRIVYGNEAPTAATWGMSNRSALVRVPTYRLNKADSRRVEIRIPDSACNPYLAFSVLLGAGLKGIKEGYELEDPAEDDISSLSLRERRAMGYKDLPSSFDHALRLMERSDLVADILGEHVFEYFLRNKWREWREYQAQITPWELRTNLDY from the coding sequence ATGAACAGCCAACAGGAATTCGTCCTCAGCACCATCGAGGAGCGGGACATCAAATTCGTCCGACTCTGGTTCACCGACATCGTCGGTCAGTTGAAATCGGTGGTGGTGGCCCCGGCGGAGTTGGAATCCGCCTTCGAGGAGGGCATCGGCTTTGATGGTTCAGCCATTGAGGGCTACGCCCGTATCTCCGAGGCTGACACCATCGCCCGTCCGGATCCGTCAACATTCCAGATCCTGCCCAAGGAAGTTGAGACCTCCCGTCTCCAGGCAGCCCGGATGTTCTGCGACGTCACCATGCCCGATGGTCAGCCGAGCTTTTCCGATCCACGTCAGGTGCTGCGACGACAGGTCCAGCTGGCCGCGGATGAGGGTTTCATCTGCATGATCTCCCCGGAGATCGAGTTCTTCCTGGTCCAGAGTCTCCGCACCGACGGCCGGCCCCCGGTGCCCACCGACAACGGGGGCTATTTTGACCAGGCAACCTTCAATGAAGCTCCCAACTTCCGTCGCCACGCCATGTTGGCGCTGGAGGAGATGGGCATCCCCGTGGAGTTCTCCCACCATGAGACCGCGCCGGGACAGCAGGAGATTGATCTCCGCCACGCTGATGCGCTGACCATGGCGGACAATGTGATGACCTTCCGTTACCTGATCAAGCAGGTGGCGCGTGACCAGGGTGTGGCCGCCACCTTCATGCCCAAACCCTTCGCGGAGCACGCCGGTTCGGCCATCCACACCCACATGTCCCTGTTCGAGGGTGGGACCAATGCCTTCCACGACCCCGATGATGAATTCATGCTGTCCCGCACCGCCCGGCAGTTCATCGCCGGCATTCTGCGTCACGCCCCGGAGTTCTGCGCGGTGACCAACCAGTGGGTGAATTCCTACAAGCGCATCGTCTACGGCAATGAGGCACCCACCGCCGCAACCTGGGGCATGTCCAACCGTTCGGCCCTGGTTCGCGTACCCACCTACCGTCTGAACAAGGCGGACTCCCGCCGGGTGGAGATCCGCATCCCCGACTCCGCCTGCAACCCCTACCTGGCGTTCTCGGTGCTGCTCGGTGCGGGCCTGAAGGGCATCAAGGAGGGCTACGAACTGGAGGATCCGGCCGAGGATGATATCTCCTCCCTGAGTCTCCGCGAACGTCGTGCCATGGGGTACAAGGATCTGCCCAGCAGCTTCGATCACGCGCTGCGACTGATGGAGCGTTCCGATCTGGTCGCCGATATCCTCGGCGAGCACGTCTTCGAGTATTTCCTGCGGAACAAGTGGCGCGAATGGCGGGAGTACCAGGCCCAGATCACCCCCTGGGAACTGCGCACCAACCTTGACTACTAG
- a CDS encoding DUF2786 domain-containing protein: MSPHPSASDPRTRTRARSAERNYHETLVDMAVLWITDCAKNGWTPADLRHEFTAQIDPLLFHALSSVTHNVPDKLLDHWFAGTRPGNVTSLGVGSLEKLVHQLSLLPPLRDWTVLTDPPSGEQEAEYLASLSPDQRRAHDRIQALLRKAESTTFEHEAEALLEKAETLRQQYRVEVLLSGTYTEPTARQDVISTRVHLRAPWVRYQLRLLNTVSRAYSCEALLLTESGIATVFGDPGDVAHVLDLFASLNRQREHFMRTAAGAKTAQEQGETSRYRRSFMVAYASRIGTLLTRTREDVLGNLAGDAPMATDTVLPVLRHRAQQSQETLTRLFPRTRTMSVSATHHGGYRDGYTAAGRAHLGGDSTGITGQKMLSTCDNQDGFPA; encoded by the coding sequence ATGTCCCCGCACCCCTCCGCCTCCGATCCCCGCACCCGCACCCGGGCCCGGTCCGCCGAGCGCAATTACCACGAGACCCTGGTTGATATGGCCGTCCTGTGGATCACCGACTGTGCAAAGAACGGGTGGACCCCCGCCGATCTCAGGCATGAGTTCACCGCCCAGATCGACCCCCTGTTATTCCACGCTCTTTCCAGCGTGACCCACAATGTTCCGGATAAGCTCCTGGATCACTGGTTCGCCGGTACGCGCCCCGGGAACGTCACCTCGTTGGGTGTGGGTTCGCTGGAGAAGCTCGTGCATCAACTCTCACTGCTCCCGCCCCTGCGGGACTGGACGGTCCTGACTGATCCCCCATCCGGTGAACAGGAAGCCGAGTACCTCGCCTCACTCTCCCCTGACCAACGCAGGGCCCATGACCGGATCCAGGCGCTGTTACGCAAGGCGGAATCGACCACCTTCGAACACGAGGCGGAGGCCCTGCTCGAAAAAGCCGAGACCCTGCGTCAGCAGTACCGGGTGGAGGTGCTTCTTTCCGGCACCTACACCGAGCCCACCGCTCGGCAGGATGTCATCTCCACCCGGGTCCATCTCAGGGCACCGTGGGTGCGCTACCAGCTCCGCCTGCTGAATACCGTTTCCAGAGCCTATTCCTGTGAAGCCCTGTTACTGACAGAATCCGGGATCGCCACGGTCTTCGGCGATCCTGGGGATGTGGCCCATGTGTTGGATCTCTTCGCCAGCCTCAACCGCCAGCGGGAACATTTCATGCGCACCGCCGCAGGGGCGAAGACCGCCCAGGAACAGGGGGAGACCTCCCGGTACCGCCGTAGTTTCATGGTGGCGTATGCCAGCAGGATCGGGACATTGCTTACCCGGACGAGGGAGGATGTCCTGGGCAACCTGGCTGGTGATGCGCCGATGGCCACCGACACCGTGCTGCCTGTTCTGAGGCACCGTGCGCAGCAGTCACAGGAAACCCTGACCAGATTGTTTCCGCGCACCCGCACCATGTCGGTGAGCGCGACCCATCATGGCGGGTACAGGGATGGTTACACCGCGGCCGGGCGCGCACATCTGGGCGGGGATTCTACGGGTATCACCGGTCAGAAGATGCTGAGTACCTGTGATAACCAGGACGGTTTTCCGGCGTAG
- a CDS encoding CYTH and CHAD domain-containing protein, producing the protein MSQHLEVEAKFSVSESTEIPDLTGIHGVTGTDQNEVHNLSAVYFDTEDLRLTRAKITLRRRTGGTDAGWHIKFPGTFGRTEVRAGLEEPGADESTPPPALLGHVRALIQGRPLRPIAEVSNERHVSYLKNEQGDIVAEFCDDHVSTVCHLPGGARKQWREWEFELAEQLGEQEDGWQLLKSATDVLTRAGAFVSDSPSKLVSALGDAIRYAPTPPEKATLPEDDPAHAVLAAIEANVNKIVEYDPKVRADEWDSVHQMRVATRELRSHMQTFEGILGGEDYLQLEKELKLLATILGRARDAEVIEERLAALIDTEIGDAIDEETTKDLLEDLSSDYRREHARVIAALDNERYAQLLQSLEDLLVNPPLVTVAEEQSDGETPTGSNVPEGSTGAPAEVVEQLDHAGEAAELEDTPGVMETTDTSDATDLEEAASREAGDAAETPDPDEVDPAAGYKVDAAAVLLKHLDKTHSKVVKRHKKALKEWEDHDIPTAEREENFHNVRKAIKKLRYSAEAVGDATEVNTKKLYKACSKLQSVLGDFQDAVTSRDELLRRAHTAHKKGKNTFAYGVLYQHEQMLSRKYLEGYRDAYQGVAAAYDKLEKTTKKLTREAEKKEGKKNRKSHKK; encoded by the coding sequence ATGAGTCAACATCTGGAAGTGGAAGCCAAATTCTCTGTCAGTGAGTCCACCGAGATCCCGGACCTCACCGGTATCCACGGGGTGACCGGCACCGACCAGAACGAGGTGCATAACCTGTCGGCGGTCTATTTCGACACCGAGGATCTGCGATTGACCCGCGCCAAGATCACCCTGCGTCGACGCACCGGTGGTACCGACGCTGGCTGGCACATCAAATTCCCGGGCACCTTCGGTCGCACGGAGGTGCGCGCCGGGCTGGAGGAACCAGGCGCAGATGAGTCCACTCCCCCACCTGCACTGCTCGGCCATGTTCGTGCGTTGATCCAGGGCCGTCCCCTCCGTCCCATCGCAGAGGTCTCCAACGAACGCCATGTCTCCTACCTGAAAAATGAGCAGGGCGATATCGTCGCGGAGTTCTGTGATGATCATGTATCCACGGTGTGCCACCTGCCCGGGGGTGCGAGGAAGCAGTGGCGCGAGTGGGAATTCGAGCTGGCTGAACAACTCGGCGAGCAGGAGGATGGGTGGCAGTTACTCAAATCCGCCACTGATGTCCTCACCCGTGCCGGGGCCTTCGTCTCCGACAGCCCGTCGAAGCTGGTCTCCGCCCTGGGTGATGCCATCCGTTATGCACCCACCCCGCCGGAGAAGGCAACCCTGCCGGAGGATGATCCCGCCCACGCCGTGCTGGCCGCGATCGAGGCCAATGTGAACAAGATTGTGGAATACGATCCCAAGGTCAGGGCCGATGAGTGGGACTCGGTCCACCAGATGCGTGTGGCCACCCGTGAGCTGCGCAGCCACATGCAGACCTTCGAAGGCATCCTCGGTGGTGAGGACTATCTCCAGCTGGAGAAGGAACTGAAGCTCCTGGCCACGATTCTTGGCCGCGCCCGGGATGCCGAGGTCATCGAGGAACGTCTGGCCGCCCTCATCGACACCGAGATCGGTGATGCCATCGATGAGGAGACCACGAAGGATCTGCTGGAGGATCTCAGCAGTGACTACCGACGCGAGCATGCCCGGGTGATCGCCGCCCTGGACAATGAACGCTATGCCCAGCTGTTGCAGTCCCTTGAGGATCTGCTGGTCAATCCACCCCTGGTGACGGTTGCTGAGGAGCAGTCAGACGGTGAAACCCCAACGGGCTCAAACGTGCCCGAGGGCTCCACCGGTGCGCCGGCGGAGGTCGTGGAGCAACTTGACCACGCCGGGGAGGCCGCAGAACTGGAAGACACCCCCGGTGTCATGGAGACCACCGACACCTCCGATGCCACCGACCTGGAGGAAGCCGCAAGCAGGGAGGCGGGGGATGCGGCAGAAACCCCGGACCCTGATGAGGTCGACCCCGCCGCCGGGTACAAGGTCGATGCCGCCGCGGTGTTGCTGAAGCATCTGGATAAGACCCACTCCAAGGTGGTCAAACGGCACAAGAAGGCACTCAAGGAGTGGGAGGATCACGATATTCCCACCGCCGAACGGGAGGAGAACTTCCACAACGTCCGCAAGGCGATCAAGAAACTGAGGTACAGCGCCGAGGCGGTGGGTGATGCCACGGAGGTCAACACCAAGAAGCTGTACAAGGCCTGCAGCAAACTGCAGTCCGTACTCGGTGATTTCCAGGATGCCGTCACCTCACGCGACGAACTTCTCCGCAGGGCGCACACTGCCCACAAGAAGGGGAAGAACACCTTCGCCTACGGTGTGCTCTACCAGCATGAACAGATGCTCTCCCGGAAATACCTCGAGGGTTACCGGGATGCGTACCAGGGGGTCGCGGCCGCCTACGACAAGTTGGAGAAAACCACCAAGAAACTCACCCGGGAGGCGGAGAAGAAAGAGGGGAAGAAGAACCGGAAGAGCCACAAGAAATAA